TACCATCCGTGGATATCCCAGTTGTCGTAACCTTTATACGTAAAGCGTTCAGGCGTTGTAACGATATGTTCCGCCAAGTATGCTTCATTTGGATTATAAAGGTTTGTAATTTCTCCAGTGGTTAAATCCAATTTTGCTAACGCGCTTGGAAGTGTCGTCGTTGAATAAGTGATAACCAGCTCTTTTTCTGAGATGATTTTGGCTCCTGTAATATGAACCTCTTTATCAAAAAGAACTTCATTTCTTCCATCTAAGAAGAGACGGTATAAGACGATTTTCCCTTCCACACTCGCACTTACAAGGAAGCTTTCCTCATCCATCCATTGAGGTTCAACTCCAGTAACCGATTGTTGGAAGTCAGCAACTAGCCAGTCTCCCCATTCCACATCTAATCCAGACGTTAAATTTAAAATACTTCCTTCTGAACCTGGTTGACCTTCTTTATTGAATACGATGTCTACTTGTGTAACAAAACCGTGTTCCCCTGAATTATAAGCTAAAATAACTCCTTCTTTTGAATCCAACATATAGCGGTAAGACTCATCTGTTCCAGCTTCAAGAATAGGATGAATATCCCCAGTGGCCACATCCACATAGCAAGCCTCTGCACTATCTAATGTCCAACGAATATTAGATAAATCACGGTCTACAACAAGGCTTCCTCCATCATGTAACACATCCCTGAACAATATAGAATCTTCAGTTTCAAAAAGTGTCTTCACTTCTTTAGTAGCTACTTCTACCTGTTTAATTTGGGTTGTTTCTTTATTCGGTAAGAAGCTTCCTCCATCGAATCGATACGTTGTTTTTTCAACGATGATCGGTTGAGGGAATTCTTCTTTCTTTTCTTCTTCATCAGCTTTAGTCGTTTGATAATATATAGACTGACTATCCTTTCCCCAAACATATACGGAAACACCTTTTTTCTCCTGTGTCAGAGCGATGGCTTTCCCACCTGTTACAGCTTGAATCTTCAATTGA
This Granulicatella adiacens ATCC 49175 DNA region includes the following protein-coding sequences:
- a CDS encoding alpha/beta hydrolase family protein yields the protein MKKIEQKDLFELKNVAQPVVAGGDIFFTETKMNEKKNTYETAIYKYTNEGKVPYGDDGTVNSSLQVSPDGKWISFVSNEGEDKTPQLKIQAVTGGKAIALTQEKKGVSVYVWGKDSQSIYYQTTKADEEEKKEEFPQPIIVEKTTYRFDGGSFLPNKETTQIKQVEVATKEVKTLFETEDSILFRDVLHDGGSLVVDRDLSNIRWTLDSAEACYVDVATGDIHPILEAGTDESYRYMLDSKEGVILAYNSGEHGFVTQVDIVFNKEGQPGSEGSILNLTSGLDVEWGDWLVADFQQSVTGVEPQWMDEESFLVSASVEGKIVLYRLFLDGRNEVLFDKEVHITGAKIISEKELVITYSTTTLPSALAKLDLTTGEITNLYNPNEAYLAEHIVTTPERFTYKGYDNWDIHGWYMPPVEKKDKHAAILYVHGGPQVAYGESFFHEMQALAAKGYGVIMINPRGSNTYGQNFVKSILGDYGNHDFDDLMMGVDYILETHPEVDADQLYVAGGSYGGFMTNWIVTHTDRFRAAVTQRSISNWISFYGTSDIGPFFVEKQLLDDIHNPKRLWEMSPVAHAKNAKTPLLVLHGQSDLRCPQEQGEQMYMAMRKNNVPTKMILFPQSSHGLSRQGLPNLRQERLKAITDWFEEYSK